CGACTTGCTGCCCTCAATGGTGACCACGTTCTGCTCGGCCGTGATCGAGATCTCGTGGGGCGCAAAACCTGCAACCGCCAGCGAAATCTGGTAGCGGTCCTCGGAGAGCCTCTCGATATTGTAGGGCGGATAATTGTCCTCGCCGGCCCGCTGGGCCATTTCCGCGAGGTCAAAAAGGCGGTCGAAGCCAACGGTCGAACGCCAAAGGGGCGAGAAGTCATAAGTGCGCATAGCCAAATCCTCCAAAGAGCAAGATGGTTACGAGCGGCACCGGACACGACCGGTGCCCGTCTCAACGGTCCGGACCCACGAGGCTTCCGGACACCACCGTTCGGTGGCGACAAAAAAACTAGCAAAGTCGTTTTTGGTTTCAAGAGGGGGACCAAAAATTTTTATGGCTTTGGTCGGCCGAAACCGAAAGCACGCGGGCCAGGGTAACAAATGCCGGCTATCGCGGCCCTTAGCCGACACCACTTCAATCCGCCTTCGGTGCCGGCCTTTCGGGGAGAAGCCGATGCGGATTCCTTGAGCGTGCCCCCTACCTCGGATGCCACCAGCGTCCGCCGATCACGACGCCTTCGGATGCGATCCTGCGATCACCGGTCAGGTGCTCGCCGACGACGTCGACATAGTCGAATTGCCCTTGCCGGATCGAGAGCAGCGTGGCGTCGCCGACGCTGCCCGGCTTGAGGCTGCCGAGCTCCGGCCGCCGCAACGCCATCGCGGCATTGACGGTGGAGGCCGCGATCACGTCCGGCAGCGACATCCCCATGCAGAGGAATTTCGACATCGTCGTCACCTGGTCGAAGGCCGGGCCGTCGATGCAGAGCTGATGGATGTCGGACGAGATGGTGTCCGGATAAAAGCCGTTGGCGAGCATCGCGCGCGCGGTCTTGAAGGCGAACGAGCCCTTGCCATGGCCGATGTCGAACAGCACGCCGCGCTCGCGCGCTTCCAGCACCACCTTCTTCACGGTGCCCTGCGCGGTTGCCGGCGTATTGGGGAACGGGCGGAAGGCATGGGTCAGCACATCGCCCGGGCGCAGCCGCGCCAGCACCTCCTCATAGCTCGGCGGCGGATGGTCGATATGCGCCATCAGGGGCATGCCGACCTGCTCCGCCACTTCGAGCGCGATCTCGAGCGGCACCAGCCCCGAGGTGCCCGAGGCGAACAGACCGACCCGGACCTTGATGCCGACGATGAGGTCGCGATTCTCGTCCGCGACGCGCGCGGCATCGACCGGATTCATCAGGCGCAACTCCTCGCTTTCGCCGACCATCACCCGGTCGGAGAAGCCGAAGATGCCGGCATGCGAGACATGCAGATAGGCCAGGATGCGAACCTGGCTCGGCTCGATCACATGCTTGCGGAAACCCGCAAAGTTGCCCGGGCCGGCGCTGCCGGTATCGACCGAGGTTGTGACGCCCGAGGTCCGGCAGAATTCCTCCGCGTCGATGCCGAGCGAGGTGCCGCCCCAGTACACGTGAGTGTGCAGGTCGATGATCCCCGGCGAGACGATCTGCCCGGAGACGTCGCGCACGTCGGTCGCACCGTCGGCGGCCAGTCCCTGCCCGATCGCCGCGACCTTGCCGCCGGCAAAGGCGACGTCCGTCACCGCATCGAGCTTTTGCGACGGGTCGACCACCCGCCCGCCGCGCAGAATCAAATCGAAAGCCATCGTCATCTCCTGATTTCAGTCCGGGACGATGGTCGACTTCGGCGGTGCCTGCAAGCGGCTCAACCGACACGGGCCTGTTGGGAAACCGGCGCGGTCACTGTTGCATGATCCGCGCTACGGTCCGCATCCTTATCAACATCCTTGGCGGATGCGAAGATCGCCGCAATGGCCGGGTTGTGCGCAGCCTCGGAGACGGCAATGGTCTCGCGTGCCCAACGGTATGACGACTGGAATATCTCCTGATGGCGGTCGAAATCGGTGACATCGATGCCATCGGGCGTCGGCGGGCGCATCACCATGTCGAGCGGCGTGGTCGGCAGCGTATCGTAGCGCTGATGCGCGACGAGGCTTCGCCACAGCACGTTGACGGCGCTCGGCGCAGCCGGAAGCGCCTTGCGCCGGAACGGCATCAGCAGCGACGCGAGCAACTCGAACCTGCCCGGCAGCGCCGCGTAGTCGACATCGAACATCTCGGTCGCCGGCTCGCCGAAATGGACCACCAGATTGGGGCCGCTCTTCATCTGGTGCATCTGCGCCAGCGGAACGTTGTCGACGAGGCATCCGTCGACCAGCATCGAGCCGTCGTGGGTGTAGAACGGTGGCAGCAGGCCGGGAATGGCGCTGGATGCGCGCACCGCCTGCCACAGCAGGCCGGTCCGGATCAGTTCGAGGCTGTGCGTCGACAGATTGGTGGCGACTGCCGCGAACGGCCGCCAGCAATCCTCGATCCGGCAATTGTGGCCGTACTGATCGGCCAGCGCCGCATCGAAGGCCTTATGGTCGAGCAGCGCGTAGCGCGGCCAGGTCGGGCGGCGGAAGCTGCGGCTGGAGACGAAGATCTCATGCGTGCCGCGCTCGAGATGCTCGGCGTCGTAGTTCTTGGCAAAGCCTGCCGCCATCGCCGAACCGACGCTGGTGCCGACGAAGATGTCGAACATCGCGCCGCGCTCGCGAAACGCCTTGTAGACGCCGACATGCGCGGTGCCGAGGCTGCCGCCGCCGCCGGCGACGAACCCGACGGCGCGGCCGCACAGGAAGCGAACCAGGCTGTCGATATCGATCTGGTCCTCGAGCGCGACATGGTGGTGCATGAAGCACGGCAGCCGCGCGAGCCAGGCCGCGGTGCCGCTGACCTCGTTTTGCCTGATATCATGAACGCGCACGAGGCGCCGCGCCGGCGCCGGATGCACCCCGCAAGCAAAGCTTTCGAGCTGGGTGAGATCAGGCGCCGGCGCCTGGCCGCGGCAGGCGAACACGACGAGATCGGCCTGGCGGATGGTCTTTCGCGCCCATTCCGACGCTTCGGCGCCACCGAAATAGGCCACCAGCGGCACGTC
The window above is part of the Bradyrhizobium sp. PSBB068 genome. Proteins encoded here:
- a CDS encoding Hsp20 family protein, encoding MRTYDFSPLWRSTVGFDRLFDLAEMAQRAGEDNYPPYNIERLSEDRYQISLAVAGFAPHEISITAEQNVVTIEGSKSDKAERDFLYRGISTRNFKRQFNLADYVQVKSAAFDNGLLKIELVREIPEAMKPRRIAIGVPSDNVQKLEAKAA
- a CDS encoding amidohydrolase/deacetylase family metallohydrolase, which gives rise to MAFDLILRGGRVVDPSQKLDAVTDVAFAGGKVAAIGQGLAADGATDVRDVSGQIVSPGIIDLHTHVYWGGTSLGIDAEEFCRTSGVTTSVDTGSAGPGNFAGFRKHVIEPSQVRILAYLHVSHAGIFGFSDRVMVGESEELRLMNPVDAARVADENRDLIVGIKVRVGLFASGTSGLVPLEIALEVAEQVGMPLMAHIDHPPPSYEEVLARLRPGDVLTHAFRPFPNTPATAQGTVKKVVLEARERGVLFDIGHGKGSFAFKTARAMLANGFYPDTISSDIHQLCIDGPAFDQVTTMSKFLCMGMSLPDVIAASTVNAAMALRRPELGSLKPGSVGDATLLSIRQGQFDYVDVVGEHLTGDRRIASEGVVIGGRWWHPR
- a CDS encoding patatin-like phospholipase family protein gives rise to the protein MQSNRVPPRATFAWGNLSEDFALFRTLSAEQRLIAFGAMTRRDLVRGELLVEQGGASDALFLVLHGALAVHRTDHPEPIAELRAGELVGEIGFFANIPRTANVIAIRDSSVLVLTRAAYARLVEETPGIVEALLAALAQRFAIQTARLLPVRASPKARTVALISGGREPVPAAFEQRLREGLAAAGAEIVDLARVQAMFPGRALDASEVADWLNRIEYDVPLVAYFGGAEASEWARKTIRQADLVVFACRGQAPAPDLTQLESFACGVHPAPARRLVRVHDIRQNEVSGTAAWLARLPCFMHHHVALEDQIDIDSLVRFLCGRAVGFVAGGGGSLGTAHVGVYKAFRERGAMFDIFVGTSVGSAMAAGFAKNYDAEHLERGTHEIFVSSRSFRRPTWPRYALLDHKAFDAALADQYGHNCRIEDCWRPFAAVATNLSTHSLELIRTGLLWQAVRASSAIPGLLPPFYTHDGSMLVDGCLVDNVPLAQMHQMKSGPNLVVHFGEPATEMFDVDYAALPGRFELLASLLMPFRRKALPAAPSAVNVLWRSLVAHQRYDTLPTTPLDMVMRPPTPDGIDVTDFDRHQEIFQSSYRWARETIAVSEAAHNPAIAAIFASAKDVDKDADRSADHATVTAPVSQQARVG